Proteins from one Gimesia maris genomic window:
- a CDS encoding dienelactone hydrolase family protein produces MKIISILRLTTLVTFASLAVSLLTLFLSQSIAGEKTETPPWAVLQPAPDPRPLPHTKPLIFPGDLSEKMIAGIDKFLLKQIAQAANERPELWNRDLSSPEAYTKSIADKQSELSAMLGMTDPLITGRISYIGDSSDQPSDEFTLYEVSWPTLDDMQGTGLLLVPKGKIRGDIVAIPEAEQIPEDLVYAKNPADAYARQLVRSGFRVLIPTLINRETNQWKMSNREWAHRPSFELGRTLAGYETQKVMAGVSILKQTSGDEKRPVGVIGWGEGGRLALYAAALDPRIDAAAVCGYFSSRQFLWEEPADRNVFGLLNVFGDAEIASLVAPRTLIIESGKYPEYGFRTTAWGELEAKQDGYPPLKGKPGRLLVPDKDEVKTEVARAREFTAALKPQAPTLTLVDSQVPVSQETLTALIQSLDADARLAAVSKPLELKSRAQANKRHDDQLAEILRHNQRLLQLAYESRIEFMKDLKTDSLENFEKSVEPYRKIFRDDVIGAFDLELLPDNARSRKFQVGPKTISYEVEMDVFPDVTAYGILTLPKDMKLDGSEQRPVVVCQHGLEGRPQHTVGEEGYRAYKSFATHLAERGFITFAPQNPYVLFDRFRTLQFKSQSIGRTLFSIAVPQHQQITDWLSTLPFVDEKRIGFYGISYGGKSAMRIPPLVKNYALSICSADFGEWVWKNAATDQRSLRYSYANKGEYEIFEWNLGSTFNYAEMAALICPRPFMVERGHFDGVEPDDRVAQEYAKVRFLYQAQLGIGDRQELEFIKGPHAIHEQGSYDFLHKHLNWPAPKESD; encoded by the coding sequence ATGAAAATCATAAGCATACTTCGATTGACCACTCTTGTCACCTTCGCCTCGCTTGCAGTCAGCCTGTTGACACTTTTCCTCTCTCAGTCAATTGCAGGTGAAAAAACAGAAACACCTCCCTGGGCCGTATTGCAGCCAGCCCCCGATCCCCGACCTCTGCCTCATACAAAACCACTCATCTTTCCAGGCGATCTGAGCGAAAAAATGATTGCCGGCATCGATAAGTTTCTGCTCAAACAGATCGCGCAGGCAGCGAATGAACGACCTGAGCTGTGGAACCGGGATCTCTCTTCTCCGGAAGCCTATACCAAATCGATCGCCGACAAACAGTCGGAACTTTCCGCGATGCTCGGCATGACTGATCCGCTGATTACCGGACGCATCTCTTATATTGGCGATTCTTCCGACCAGCCATCGGACGAATTCACTCTGTACGAAGTCAGTTGGCCGACACTGGATGACATGCAGGGTACAGGCCTGCTGCTGGTCCCCAAAGGAAAGATTCGTGGCGACATCGTTGCGATCCCCGAAGCCGAGCAGATCCCTGAAGACCTGGTCTATGCGAAAAATCCGGCTGATGCCTATGCGCGGCAACTGGTACGTTCCGGTTTTCGCGTGTTGATTCCCACGCTGATCAATCGGGAAACCAATCAATGGAAGATGAGCAACCGCGAATGGGCGCACCGGCCTTCTTTCGAACTGGGTCGCACACTGGCCGGTTATGAAACTCAGAAAGTCATGGCGGGCGTGAGTATTCTCAAACAGACCAGTGGTGATGAGAAACGCCCTGTCGGAGTCATCGGCTGGGGTGAAGGGGGACGGCTGGCATTATATGCGGCAGCCCTGGATCCGCGGATCGATGCCGCGGCTGTCTGCGGTTATTTCAGTTCGCGACAGTTTCTCTGGGAAGAACCTGCTGACCGGAATGTCTTCGGCCTGCTCAATGTATTCGGTGATGCGGAAATCGCCAGCCTCGTCGCTCCGCGGACTTTGATCATCGAATCGGGCAAATATCCCGAATACGGTTTTCGCACAACAGCCTGGGGCGAACTCGAAGCCAAGCAGGATGGTTATCCCCCCCTGAAAGGCAAGCCGGGACGGTTACTGGTCCCCGATAAAGACGAAGTCAAAACCGAAGTCGCCCGCGCCCGGGAATTCACCGCTGCGTTGAAACCACAGGCACCCACTCTGACACTCGTGGATTCGCAGGTCCCCGTCTCTCAGGAAACACTGACAGCTTTGATTCAGAGCCTGGACGCTGATGCCAGACTGGCAGCGGTCTCCAAACCACTTGAACTCAAATCACGCGCACAGGCAAACAAACGACACGACGATCAGCTGGCAGAAATCCTCAGGCATAATCAGCGTCTGCTGCAGTTGGCCTACGAAAGCCGCATCGAATTCATGAAGGACCTTAAAACCGATTCGCTGGAAAACTTTGAAAAATCTGTGGAACCCTATCGGAAGATCTTTCGCGATGACGTGATCGGTGCTTTTGACCTGGAACTGCTGCCCGATAATGCCCGCAGCCGAAAATTCCAGGTCGGTCCAAAGACGATCAGCTACGAAGTCGAAATGGATGTCTTCCCCGACGTCACCGCCTATGGCATTCTGACCTTACCCAAAGACATGAAGTTGGATGGATCAGAACAGCGGCCTGTCGTCGTCTGCCAGCATGGACTGGAAGGACGTCCCCAGCATACGGTCGGAGAAGAAGGATACCGCGCTTATAAATCGTTCGCCACGCATCTGGCAGAACGGGGTTTCATCACCTTCGCTCCTCAGAACCCGTATGTGCTGTTCGATCGCTTTCGCACACTGCAGTTCAAATCCCAGTCCATCGGCCGAACCCTGTTTTCCATCGCAGTCCCCCAGCATCAGCAGATCACCGACTGGCTTTCGACACTGCCGTTTGTCGATGAAAAACGAATCGGCTTCTACGGAATTTCTTATGGCGGAAAATCAGCCATGCGAATTCCTCCGCTGGTCAAGAACTATGCCCTGTCGATCTGCTCAGCTGACTTCGGTGAATGGGTCTGGAAGAACGCCGCCACCGACCAGCGCTCGCTGCGTTACAGTTATGCCAACAAAGGGGAATACGAAATCTTCGAATGGAACCTGGGCAGTACCTTCAACTACGCCGAGATGGCCGCCCTTATCTGCCCGCGTCCCTTCATGGTCGAACGCGGACACTTTGATGGCGTCGAACCTGATGACCGCGTCGCACAGGAATATGCCAAGGTACGATTTCTCTACCAGGCTCAACTGGGCATCGGCGATCGTCAGGAACTCGAATTCATCAAAGGCCCGCATGCCATTCACGAACAGGGTTCGTATGACTTCTTACACAAGCACCTCAACTGGCCCGCCCCCAAAGAGTCGGACTGA
- a CDS encoding right-handed parallel beta-helix repeat-containing protein encodes MRRYFLNLNGAGSRYLSAVLVLLVSSTAAARDIHVDPDKGNDAASEGPLKTIRQAIRIAEPGDTIHLLPTVYHEYAGFYGKQGTPEKPITLDGHGATLEGSDPIDVTLWAEVKPDLYRCENLMPALSDAILQRWFFLWNGKMVHMGRTSKGPSKDFKKPEDLQPGEWTFVKQTAPAGQTEPAEKSSQVTGAFYLKLSSGAQLSEQNLRIPVRSAGVQFGGSGKNHNAHLVIRNLTCTHPYNDGFNIHGHCENVLFENIRAIECGDDGISAHETAEYRVDGFVSIGNSTGICDTGASRTSYNRVFIRDCLGFDLFFLDTGRYTLTNSVILSSAVRTLTLVGRDDPDQPCSLTMKNVFIRRVAGKNEVRVSRNSRLDASHVTLMGLNFQATGGEVSLFDSLIVSAAVQPASHAAYDYLAAENNTEEPLKPELLIWKDVKWTADRNCYELQSLRVDKTFFTPAQFNQFQRLTGQEQQSKWISSVTAETGFGADLAKLKQSTIPENELETQRVRTLLP; translated from the coding sequence ATGCGAAGATACTTCCTAAATCTGAATGGAGCTGGCTCCCGTTACCTGTCAGCAGTCCTGGTTCTGCTGGTCAGTAGCACTGCCGCTGCCCGCGACATTCATGTCGACCCGGACAAGGGGAATGACGCAGCGAGTGAAGGACCGCTCAAAACAATTCGGCAGGCAATTCGCATTGCGGAACCTGGTGACACGATTCATCTGCTGCCTACAGTTTATCATGAGTACGCGGGCTTTTATGGCAAGCAGGGAACACCGGAGAAGCCGATCACCCTCGACGGACATGGTGCGACCCTGGAAGGTTCCGATCCGATCGATGTGACACTGTGGGCAGAAGTCAAGCCGGACCTGTATCGCTGTGAGAATCTGATGCCTGCATTGAGCGATGCAATTTTACAGCGCTGGTTTTTTCTCTGGAACGGTAAGATGGTACACATGGGCCGCACATCGAAAGGACCCAGCAAAGATTTCAAAAAGCCTGAAGATCTGCAGCCGGGGGAATGGACGTTTGTGAAACAGACAGCACCAGCCGGGCAGACAGAACCGGCAGAAAAGAGTTCTCAGGTCACCGGTGCCTTTTATTTAAAACTCTCGTCGGGAGCCCAGCTGAGTGAGCAGAATCTTCGTATCCCGGTACGATCCGCCGGCGTGCAGTTTGGTGGTTCGGGAAAGAATCACAACGCGCATCTGGTGATTCGCAATCTGACCTGCACTCATCCCTATAACGACGGATTTAATATTCACGGACATTGTGAAAATGTGCTGTTTGAAAATATCCGCGCGATTGAATGTGGTGATGACGGGATCAGTGCCCACGAAACAGCCGAATACCGCGTCGATGGTTTTGTGTCGATTGGGAACTCGACAGGGATCTGTGACACCGGAGCCAGCCGAACCAGTTACAACCGGGTCTTTATCCGCGACTGTCTGGGCTTCGATCTGTTTTTTCTGGATACGGGCCGCTATACGCTGACCAATTCGGTCATACTTTCTTCGGCGGTACGAACACTGACACTGGTGGGCCGCGATGATCCGGATCAACCCTGTTCGCTGACCATGAAGAATGTCTTCATCCGCCGGGTGGCCGGTAAAAACGAAGTGCGTGTCTCCCGCAACTCTAGATTGGACGCCAGCCATGTGACGCTGATGGGACTGAACTTTCAGGCAACCGGCGGTGAGGTGAGTCTGTTTGATTCGCTGATTGTCAGTGCGGCTGTTCAGCCTGCTTCACACGCGGCGTACGACTATCTGGCGGCAGAGAATAATACAGAAGAACCATTAAAGCCAGAACTGCTGATTTGGAAAGATGTCAAATGGACGGCTGACCGAAACTGCTATGAACTGCAGAGCCTGCGAGTTGATAAAACTTTTTTTACTCCCGCACAGTTTAATCAGTTTCAACGGCTGACCGGACAGGAACAGCAATCAAAGTGGATCAGCAGTGTCACTGCTGAGACCGGATTCGGTGCTGATCTGGCAAAACTGAAACAGTCTACCATCCCAGAAAATGAACTTGAAACTCAACGTGTACGAACTCTCCTTCCCTGA
- a CDS encoding alpha/beta hydrolase family protein, with the protein MKTCSKRLLLALGFVMQTATLSAAEPAVELHKTKAGTEFATWGPLPDQPKPTFFILAGTMESTLGSPYFRQCGNQLADAGYLLVSVDIPCHGKQHRPPEPTGLSGWAYRCEQGDDFVADNNRRLSQVLDELIAGGQTNPDYVGVCGTSRGGYLALQFAAHDPRVKGVAAFAPVTDLTVLNEFKSRSKNEMVQSLSMIRNSEKLAGRPVWIVIGDRDVRVGTDECVDLARSITKAGLEKGGQSQVDLHVIAEPKGHTVPAGSTDLAANWFLKRVGTPDNPPAK; encoded by the coding sequence ATGAAAACGTGCTCGAAGAGACTGTTACTGGCTCTGGGTTTCGTAATGCAGACGGCAACGCTGTCGGCAGCTGAACCCGCTGTCGAACTTCATAAAACGAAAGCAGGAACGGAATTCGCAACCTGGGGACCGTTGCCGGACCAGCCTAAGCCGACATTCTTCATCCTGGCGGGGACAATGGAGAGTACGCTGGGCAGTCCCTATTTTCGACAGTGTGGCAACCAGCTGGCGGATGCCGGTTACCTGCTGGTCTCGGTCGATATTCCCTGTCACGGCAAACAGCATCGACCTCCCGAGCCTACGGGGTTAAGTGGCTGGGCTTATCGTTGTGAGCAGGGGGATGACTTCGTTGCCGATAATAACCGTCGGCTCAGTCAGGTACTTGATGAACTGATTGCCGGCGGTCAGACCAATCCGGACTATGTCGGTGTGTGTGGAACATCGCGGGGCGGTTACCTGGCGTTGCAGTTTGCAGCCCACGATCCCCGGGTGAAAGGAGTTGCCGCGTTTGCACCGGTGACAGACCTGACCGTCTTAAACGAATTCAAATCGCGTTCCAAAAATGAAATGGTGCAGTCGTTGAGTATGATTCGAAATTCGGAAAAACTTGCGGGGCGGCCCGTCTGGATTGTCATTGGCGATCGTGATGTGCGCGTCGGAACAGACGAATGCGTTGATCTGGCCCGCAGTATTACCAAGGCCGGACTGGAGAAAGGGGGGCAGAGCCAGGTCGATTTGCATGTGATTGCAGAGCCAAAAGGGCACACGGTTCCTGCGGGCTCTACTGATCTGGCGGCGAACTGGTTTCTGAAACGAGTGGGTACGCCTGATAACCCGCCAGCGAAATAA
- a CDS encoding FadR/GntR family transcriptional regulator encodes MSAEINYQITQSDDLAERIRERIQSERLADGAFFMTESDLAEEYQVSRTVAREAVSRLTAIGLLEGRKRIGLIVRRPDPLRLLQLGLPSLFDSEQDVSELSMLRYVVEMGAVDLAIRNGSDEQCQQLCELAGELAAAIRSDQAERIAELDITFHSLLLQMTSSKLIAGMQRVLVNFFQSVYQEYQSDETTGERMIWEHQELAVAIRDRDSNRARTMMQMQSRNWLNQNKTT; translated from the coding sequence ATGTCTGCCGAAATCAATTACCAGATTACCCAGTCTGACGATCTGGCAGAACGGATTCGGGAGCGAATTCAGTCCGAACGACTCGCAGACGGGGCGTTTTTCATGACCGAATCCGATCTGGCAGAAGAGTATCAGGTTTCTCGAACTGTCGCCCGGGAAGCAGTCAGCCGACTGACGGCTATTGGCCTGCTGGAAGGTCGCAAACGCATCGGCCTGATTGTACGCCGTCCCGATCCACTGCGGCTGCTGCAACTGGGACTGCCTTCTCTGTTTGATTCGGAACAGGATGTTTCCGAGTTATCGATGCTGCGGTATGTAGTCGAAATGGGAGCCGTAGATCTGGCGATTCGTAATGGCAGTGATGAGCAATGCCAGCAGCTCTGTGAACTGGCAGGTGAACTGGCAGCCGCGATTCGCAGTGATCAGGCGGAACGGATTGCAGAACTGGACATTACCTTTCACTCGCTACTCTTGCAGATGACGTCATCCAAATTGATTGCCGGCATGCAGCGGGTGCTGGTCAATTTCTTTCAATCGGTCTATCAGGAATATCAGTCCGATGAAACCACGGGCGAACGAATGATCTGGGAACACCAGGAGCTGGCAGTCGCGATTCGGGATCGCGATTCCAACCGGGCCCGTACGATGATGCAGATGCAGTCGCGTAACTGGCTGAATCAGAACAAGACTACTTGA
- a CDS encoding RraA family protein — protein MLALPDLAELRRYDTPTVCNAIELFEIRSRAVGYMNREIAACFPELPPMVGYAATTTFRSSAPVDSSIDPGIPARLISSFAELPGPAVVVFQDLDDQPAGATFGDGMCLTYKTFGAVGLITSGAARDIDNVRALEFPCFSNGIMSGHGYCHFEATGVPVEVGGLTIHPGDLLHGDCNGVVIIPPEVAAAVPYACEQYLKHEAIVLDPLREGSADLDRHQRAIQEMLARLNELKVELKAMIQS, from the coding sequence ATGCTTGCCCTCCCCGATCTGGCAGAATTACGACGTTATGATACCCCGACAGTCTGCAACGCAATTGAACTGTTCGAGATCCGATCTCGAGCTGTGGGATATATGAATCGGGAAATCGCCGCCTGCTTCCCGGAACTGCCGCCAATGGTCGGTTATGCGGCGACGACCACCTTTCGTTCGTCTGCTCCAGTGGACAGTTCGATCGACCCCGGCATCCCGGCGCGACTCATTAGTTCCTTCGCAGAGTTACCTGGTCCCGCGGTGGTGGTCTTCCAGGATCTGGACGATCAGCCGGCTGGCGCGACGTTCGGCGACGGGATGTGCCTGACCTATAAAACTTTTGGCGCGGTCGGCCTGATCACCTCCGGCGCCGCCCGAGATATTGATAATGTCCGCGCCCTCGAATTCCCCTGTTTCAGCAATGGTATTATGAGCGGACACGGGTACTGCCACTTCGAAGCGACCGGCGTCCCTGTCGAAGTGGGTGGACTCACCATTCATCCCGGCGATTTACTGCACGGCGACTGTAATGGCGTGGTCATCATTCCACCTGAAGTCGCTGCGGCTGTTCCTTATGCCTGCGAACAGTATCTCAAACATGAAGCGATCGTGCTTGATCCCCTGCGGGAAGGGTCGGCAGATCTCGACCGTCATCAGCGGGCTATCCAGGAGATGCTCGCCCGTCTCAACGAACTGAAAGTGGAATTGAAAGCGATGATCCAGTCCTGA
- a CDS encoding alpha/beta hydrolase family protein has translation MNPYFVIPVWFRIATTTAILIGFCSSALFTAETDETFTEKITRHQYSDPQTGKITPYLLYHPVKKSDSQPTSLLIYLHGAGGSLKSYNYSRKPYQKLRKELSRRGFYVVVPELGKLHFMNAAAKQALDGVTAQVLTAQKISQRRVHIMGTSMGGGSSLAYTLHRPDLIRSVCAVMPMTDFADWIRENPRYAKPVSAAYGGSPQQVPDAYHVSSAIQNVDTFQKIPVMLIHGLKDRTVLPRHSQKLAERLTEKQFQCELIILDDLAHSDEVMRSVQIQAADFFEKAMQ, from the coding sequence ATGAATCCATATTTCGTTATTCCCGTTTGGTTTCGAATTGCAACAACCACAGCAATTCTGATCGGATTCTGTTCTTCCGCACTCTTCACTGCTGAAACGGATGAGACTTTCACTGAAAAGATCACGCGGCATCAGTACTCAGATCCACAAACGGGCAAAATCACTCCTTATCTGCTGTACCACCCAGTTAAGAAATCAGACTCACAACCGACTTCGCTGTTAATCTATCTGCACGGTGCCGGGGGATCACTCAAGAGCTATAATTATTCACGCAAACCTTATCAGAAATTGCGCAAAGAACTCTCCCGCCGCGGATTTTACGTGGTCGTCCCCGAACTGGGAAAACTGCACTTCATGAATGCAGCCGCGAAACAGGCGCTGGATGGCGTGACCGCACAGGTCCTTACCGCACAGAAGATTTCTCAGCGCCGCGTACACATTATGGGCACCAGTATGGGGGGCGGCTCGTCTCTCGCTTACACCCTGCATCGCCCTGATCTGATCCGTTCCGTTTGCGCCGTGATGCCGATGACAGATTTCGCTGACTGGATTAGAGAGAATCCCCGCTATGCCAAGCCAGTTTCTGCCGCGTATGGTGGCTCGCCTCAACAGGTTCCCGACGCATATCACGTGAGCTCAGCAATTCAGAATGTCGATACATTTCAGAAAATCCCCGTGATGCTGATCCATGGACTCAAAGACCGCACCGTGCTGCCCCGCCACAGTCAGAAACTGGCTGAACGCTTAACAGAAAAGCAGTTTCAATGTGAGCTGATCATACTGGATGACCTCGCGCACTCGGATGAAGTCATGCGCAGCGTGCAGATCCAGGCTGCCGACTTTTTCGAAAAGGCAATGCAATAA
- a CDS encoding DUF6435 family protein, with the protein MFGWLRRDPRKKLETQYAQKLEQARDAQRNGNIQGYAQLMSEAEGILQQIDSLPASTSEAGK; encoded by the coding sequence ATGTTTGGCTGGTTGCGTCGTGATCCGCGGAAAAAACTGGAAACTCAATATGCGCAGAAGCTGGAACAGGCCCGGGATGCCCAGCGTAATGGAAACATTCAGGGCTATGCGCAACTGATGTCGGAAGCGGAAGGAATTCTGCAGCAAATCGACAGTTTACCTGCATCGACCTCGGAAGCAGGCAAATAA
- a CDS encoding sigma-54-dependent transcriptional regulator, producing MLKQQTILIIENTTPGRAVLSDFLTQHNFHSITVSQEQLAVHQIEQSVDLVLIDLDQGDQDALQQLRYWKNHKPETPCILVSSSDNIDTAVAAMKQGAADYLRKPVNSQKLIQSVITCMRSTRNAAPAVSASQHRPSQRGFENIVGQSGAMQEIFEDARRVAQTDSTVLITGESGTGKELIAEAIHRNSPRAAEPFVTVNMAAVPEHLVESELFGHTKGSFTGATESRRGRFEAAHHGTLFIDEIGDFKLESQAKLLRVLENHTITPIGSNQDRHVNVRVVAATSHHLEKLVEKGRFREDLYYRLNVINLKLPPLRERNEDIALLVDSFMNQICQQIQRERPELSAELHQYLVNHTWPGNVRQLRNCLESMVVLSKSGRLTLDDLPDMLRNGEGVHDGIVIPEGIRLEELERTAIQQTLSRNHGNRTHSAKSLGMSVRTLQRKLKAWGIREQANSFARNGSS from the coding sequence ATGTTGAAACAACAGACAATTCTAATCATAGAAAATACAACACCAGGGCGAGCTGTTCTATCTGATTTTTTAACCCAGCATAATTTTCATTCCATTACAGTCAGTCAGGAACAACTGGCTGTTCACCAGATCGAACAGAGTGTGGACCTGGTTCTGATTGATCTCGATCAGGGCGATCAGGATGCTCTGCAACAGCTACGATACTGGAAAAATCATAAACCGGAAACACCCTGTATTCTGGTGTCGAGTTCGGACAATATCGATACCGCAGTCGCAGCGATGAAGCAGGGGGCGGCTGATTATCTTCGTAAGCCGGTAAATTCCCAGAAACTGATCCAATCCGTTATTACCTGTATGCGTTCCACCCGGAATGCTGCGCCTGCTGTGAGTGCCTCCCAGCACAGACCTTCGCAACGTGGTTTTGAAAACATAGTGGGCCAATCCGGGGCGATGCAGGAAATATTTGAGGATGCCCGACGTGTGGCGCAGACAGACAGCACCGTGTTAATAACAGGTGAATCAGGCACAGGAAAAGAACTGATTGCCGAGGCCATTCATCGTAACAGCCCGCGGGCAGCAGAACCGTTTGTGACCGTGAATATGGCCGCCGTTCCGGAACACCTGGTCGAGAGCGAATTGTTCGGTCATACGAAAGGTTCGTTTACCGGCGCGACTGAATCCCGTCGGGGACGTTTTGAAGCAGCCCATCATGGTACTCTGTTTATCGATGAGATCGGTGATTTTAAATTGGAATCGCAGGCCAAGCTGTTGCGGGTTCTGGAAAATCACACGATCACGCCGATCGGCAGTAACCAGGATCGACATGTCAACGTACGAGTGGTCGCTGCAACCAGCCACCATCTGGAAAAGCTGGTTGAAAAAGGACGATTCCGGGAAGACCTGTATTACCGTTTGAATGTGATCAACTTGAAGCTGCCTCCCCTGCGTGAGCGGAACGAAGATATTGCACTACTGGTAGACAGCTTTATGAACCAGATCTGTCAACAGATTCAGCGGGAAAGACCGGAGTTGTCTGCGGAACTGCATCAATACCTGGTAAATCATACCTGGCCGGGAAATGTGAGGCAGCTGCGCAACTGTCTGGAAAGCATGGTGGTTCTCTCAAAATCTGGCCGGTTGACACTGGATGATCTACCTGACATGTTGCGGAATGGAGAGGGAGTCCATGATGGAATCGTCATTCCTGAAGGCATCCGTCTGGAAGAACTGGAACGTACGGCGATTCAGCAGACTTTGAGCCGAAATCATGGCAACCGCACACATTCCGCAAAATCTCTTGGTATGTCTGTCAGAACCCTGCAGAGAAAGCTCAAAGCTTGGGGAATCCGGGAACAAGCCAACTCCTTCGCACGAAATGGCAGCTCTTGA
- a CDS encoding NAD-dependent epimerase/dehydratase family protein, giving the protein MNQSIQKKPVLLITGAEGLIGSRLVNTFSEEYDVVAFDLEPLPAEQHQADWIPCDLTDDAAVSRALENLKQRHGDRIASVIHLAAYYDFSGEPSPLYEDLTVEGTRRLLHGLQNFTVQQFVFSSSLLVQASSEKGQPINETSPLNAEWDYPKSKLAAEEVIQKEAKGIPTVILRLAGVYDEDCHSIPISQQIARVYEKQLESYFFPGDLSCGQSFLHLDDLVACFQAVVEKRINLPLHSLFIIGEEDLMSYEELQDKLGLYLHGDQWPAIRIPKMAAKAGAWVKDQISNEEDAPFIKPWMIDLADQNYPVCIQHAREFLEWEPKHQLRNSLPEMTERLKSDPERWYQINGLPVPEELNQEDSAGTRK; this is encoded by the coding sequence ATGAATCAATCAATACAAAAAAAACCTGTGCTATTAATCACTGGTGCCGAAGGTCTGATCGGTTCTCGACTGGTTAATACGTTTTCTGAAGAATATGATGTCGTCGCTTTCGACCTGGAACCTCTACCGGCTGAACAACATCAGGCGGACTGGATTCCCTGCGATCTGACAGACGATGCCGCCGTCTCCCGCGCACTGGAAAATCTGAAACAGAGACACGGTGATCGCATTGCCAGTGTCATTCACCTGGCTGCCTACTATGACTTTTCTGGTGAACCGAGCCCCCTCTACGAGGATCTGACAGTGGAAGGGACCAGGCGATTACTCCACGGACTTCAGAACTTTACAGTCCAGCAGTTTGTATTTTCCAGTTCACTGCTGGTACAGGCTTCTTCTGAAAAGGGTCAGCCGATCAATGAGACGTCTCCCCTCAATGCCGAGTGGGACTATCCAAAGTCCAAACTGGCTGCGGAAGAAGTCATCCAGAAAGAAGCAAAGGGAATTCCTACCGTCATTCTGCGTCTGGCGGGCGTGTATGATGAAGACTGTCACTCCATCCCCATCTCTCAACAGATCGCCCGTGTCTATGAAAAACAGCTGGAAAGTTATTTCTTCCCGGGTGATCTGAGCTGCGGACAGTCATTCCTGCACCTGGATGATCTGGTTGCCTGCTTCCAGGCAGTCGTGGAAAAGAGAATCAATCTGCCTCTGCATAGCCTGTTCATCATCGGCGAAGAGGATCTGATGAGTTACGAAGAACTGCAGGATAAACTGGGACTGTATCTGCATGGGGACCAGTGGCCCGCGATTCGGATTCCGAAGATGGCCGCCAAAGCGGGTGCCTGGGTTAAGGATCAGATCTCGAATGAGGAAGATGCCCCGTTCATTAAGCCGTGGATGATTGATCTGGCGGATCAGAACTATCCGGTCTGCATCCAGCATGCCCGTGAATTTCTGGAATGGGAGCCAAAACACCAGTTACGCAATTCCCTCCCGGAAATGACCGAACGACTCAAGTCAGATCCGGAACGCTGGTACCAGATTAACGGCTTACCCGTTCCGGAAGAACTCAATCAGGAAGATTCAGCGGGGACTCGGAAATGA
- a CDS encoding vitamin K epoxide reductase family protein, whose product MSQLTLKGFPAEQADLNVAVAPFDYNPSAWSQRIPICILAIIAFVMATHMALFQWHLIDAPWDPVFGEQTRLVLESDVALRMHRWFGIPDAALGALAYLGDAIFGLAGSTRRWQYRPWLVILFGIDVIPLGVVSAILVICQGTIVGQWCFLCLLTALISLILVVMAYDEVFASLKLLYRVWKRTHDKRLVWSVLWGKPSEIADEIASEMVTAALKTAKRST is encoded by the coding sequence ATGAGCCAGCTCACGCTCAAAGGTTTTCCGGCGGAGCAGGCAGACCTGAATGTCGCCGTTGCCCCGTTTGATTATAACCCGTCAGCCTGGTCGCAACGGATTCCGATTTGTATTCTCGCCATCATTGCATTTGTCATGGCGACACACATGGCGTTGTTTCAATGGCATTTGATTGATGCCCCCTGGGATCCTGTCTTTGGAGAACAGACACGACTTGTTCTGGAATCCGATGTGGCGTTAAGAATGCATCGCTGGTTCGGCATCCCCGATGCAGCACTGGGTGCGTTAGCTTACCTCGGTGATGCCATCTTTGGCCTGGCCGGATCGACGCGTCGCTGGCAGTATCGCCCCTGGCTGGTCATCCTGTTTGGGATTGATGTGATTCCGCTGGGAGTGGTCAGCGCCATCCTGGTCATCTGCCAGGGAACCATCGTAGGACAATGGTGCTTCCTCTGTCTGCTGACAGCGTTGATTTCGCTGATCCTGGTGGTCATGGCCTATGATGAAGTATTTGCTTCTCTCAAGCTGCTGTATCGGGTCTGGAAAAGAACACACGACAAACGACTGGTCTGGTCCGTTTTGTGGGGCAAGCCCTCTGAGATCGCCGACGAGATCGCCAGTGAAATGGTAACCGCTGCTTTGAAAACAGCAAAAAGGAGCACCTGA